The Canis lupus baileyi chromosome 11, mCanLup2.hap1, whole genome shotgun sequence genome includes a window with the following:
- the RDH5 gene encoding retinol dehydrogenase 5 isoform X1, with amino-acid sequence MVCQLPTRQVISQSAQIRPPAGEAVRGKELRASMNYTSLPAQPRLPPAGHSGSAMWLPLLLGVLLWAVLWWLRDQQSLPASDAFVFITGCDSGFGRLLALRLDQRGFRVLASCLTPAGAEDLQRVASSRLHTTLLDVTEPQSVQRAAKWVETHVGEAGLFGLVNNAGVAGIIGPTPWLTQDDFHRVLNVNTLGPIRVTLALLPLLQQSRGRVVNISSVLGRLAANGGGYCVSKFGLEAFSDSLRRDVAHFGVRVSIVEPGFFRTPVTNLEHLENTLQECWARLPPSTQAHYGEAFLPKYLQVQQHIMSLICDPDLTKVSRCLEHALTARYPRTRYSPGWDAKLLWLPASYLPASLVDAVLTWVLPKPAQAVY; translated from the exons ATGGTTTGCCAGTTACCTACCAGGCAGGTAATTTCTCAGTCTGCTCAGATCAGACCTCCAGCTGGGGAGGCTGTTAGGGGCAAGGAGTTAAGAGCCAGCATGAACTACACAAGTCTTCCTGCCCAGCCTCGGCTGCCACCTGCAGGTCACTCGGGCTCCGCCATGTGGCTGCCTCTGCTGCTGGGAGTCTTGCTCTGGGCAGTGCTGTGGTGGCTCAGGGACCAGCAGAGCCTGCCCGCCAGCGATGCTTTCGTCTTCATCACCGGCTGTGACTCAGGCTTCGGGCGGCTTCTGGCACTGAGACTGGACCAGAGAGGCTTCCGAGTCCTGGCCAGCTGCCTGACCCCCGCGGGGGCAGAGGACCTACAGCGGGTGGCCTCCTCCCGCCTCCACACCACCCTGCTTGATGTCACTGAGCCCCAAAGTGTCCAGCGGGCAGCCAAGTGGGTGGAAACACATGTCGGGGAAGCAG GGCTTTTTGGTCTGGTGAATAACGCTGGTGTGGCAGGGATCATCGGGCCCACCCCGTGGCTCACACAGGATGATTTCCATCGGGTGCTTAATGTGAATACGCTGGGTCCCATCAGGGTCACCCTTGCCCTGCTGCCCCTCCTACAGCAGTCCCGGGGCCGAGTGGTCAACATCAGCAGTGTCTTGGGCCGCCTGGCAGCCAATGGTGGTGGCTACTGTGTCTCCAAGTTTGGCCTGGAGGCCTTCTCTGATAGCCTCAG GCGGGATGTGGCTCATTTTGGGGTCCGAGTCTCCATCGTGGAGCCCGGCTTCTTCCGAACCCCCGTGACAAACCTGGAGCATTTGGAGAACACACTGCAGGAGTGCTGGGCACGGCTACCTCCCAGCACACAGGCCCACTATGGGGAGGCCTTTCTCCCCAAGT ACTTGCAAGTGCAGCAGCACATCATGAGCCTGATCTGTGACCCAGACCTGACCAAGGTGAGCAGGTGCCTGGAACATGCCCTGACTGCTCGTTACCCCAGAACCCGGTACAGCCCAGGCTGGGATGCCAAGCTGCTCTGGCTGCCAGCCTCCTACCTGCCAGCCAGCCTGGTGGATGCTGTGCTCACCTGGGTCCTTCCCAAGCCTGCCCAGGCAGTCTACTGA
- the RDH5 gene encoding retinol dehydrogenase 5 isoform X2, which translates to MWLPLLLGVLLWAVLWWLRDQQSLPASDAFVFITGCDSGFGRLLALRLDQRGFRVLASCLTPAGAEDLQRVASSRLHTTLLDVTEPQSVQRAAKWVETHVGEAGLFGLVNNAGVAGIIGPTPWLTQDDFHRVLNVNTLGPIRVTLALLPLLQQSRGRVVNISSVLGRLAANGGGYCVSKFGLEAFSDSLRRDVAHFGVRVSIVEPGFFRTPVTNLEHLENTLQECWARLPPSTQAHYGEAFLPKYLQVQQHIMSLICDPDLTKVSRCLEHALTARYPRTRYSPGWDAKLLWLPASYLPASLVDAVLTWVLPKPAQAVY; encoded by the exons ATGTGGCTGCCTCTGCTGCTGGGAGTCTTGCTCTGGGCAGTGCTGTGGTGGCTCAGGGACCAGCAGAGCCTGCCCGCCAGCGATGCTTTCGTCTTCATCACCGGCTGTGACTCAGGCTTCGGGCGGCTTCTGGCACTGAGACTGGACCAGAGAGGCTTCCGAGTCCTGGCCAGCTGCCTGACCCCCGCGGGGGCAGAGGACCTACAGCGGGTGGCCTCCTCCCGCCTCCACACCACCCTGCTTGATGTCACTGAGCCCCAAAGTGTCCAGCGGGCAGCCAAGTGGGTGGAAACACATGTCGGGGAAGCAG GGCTTTTTGGTCTGGTGAATAACGCTGGTGTGGCAGGGATCATCGGGCCCACCCCGTGGCTCACACAGGATGATTTCCATCGGGTGCTTAATGTGAATACGCTGGGTCCCATCAGGGTCACCCTTGCCCTGCTGCCCCTCCTACAGCAGTCCCGGGGCCGAGTGGTCAACATCAGCAGTGTCTTGGGCCGCCTGGCAGCCAATGGTGGTGGCTACTGTGTCTCCAAGTTTGGCCTGGAGGCCTTCTCTGATAGCCTCAG GCGGGATGTGGCTCATTTTGGGGTCCGAGTCTCCATCGTGGAGCCCGGCTTCTTCCGAACCCCCGTGACAAACCTGGAGCATTTGGAGAACACACTGCAGGAGTGCTGGGCACGGCTACCTCCCAGCACACAGGCCCACTATGGGGAGGCCTTTCTCCCCAAGT ACTTGCAAGTGCAGCAGCACATCATGAGCCTGATCTGTGACCCAGACCTGACCAAGGTGAGCAGGTGCCTGGAACATGCCCTGACTGCTCGTTACCCCAGAACCCGGTACAGCCCAGGCTGGGATGCCAAGCTGCTCTGGCTGCCAGCCTCCTACCTGCCAGCCAGCCTGGTGGATGCTGTGCTCACCTGGGTCCTTCCCAAGCCTGCCCAGGCAGTCTACTGA
- the CD63 gene encoding CD63 antigen yields the protein MAVEGGMKCVKFLLYVLLLAFCACAVGLIAVGVGAQLVLSQTIVQGATPGSLLPVVIIAVGAFLFLVAFVGCCGACKENYCLMITFAIFLSLIMLVEVAAAIAGYVFRDKVMSEFNKDFREQMKNYQKNNHTASILDRMQEDFKCCGAANYTDWQTVSLMPKGQVPDSCCINVTKDCGISFNVKNIYSEGCVEKIGGWLRSNVLVVAAAALGIAFVEVLGIVFACCLVKSIRSGYEVM from the exons ATGGCGGTGGAAGGAGGAATGAAGTGTGTCAAGTTCCTGCTCTACGTCCTGCTGCTGGCCTTCTGC GCCTGTGCGGTGGGGCTCATCGCCGTGGGTGTAGGGGCCCAGCTGGTCCTGAGTCAGACCATTGTCCAGGGGGCCACGCCTGGCTCCCTGTTGCCCGTGGTCATCATCGCAGTGGGCGCCTTCCTCTTCCTGGTGGCCTTTGTGGGCTGCTGTGGGGCCTGCAAGGAGAACTACTGTCTTATGATCACG TTTGCCATCTTCCTGTCCCTTATCATGCTGGTGGAGGTGGCCGCAGCCATCGCTGGCTATGTGTTTAGAGACAAG GTGATGTCAGAGTTTAATAAGGACTTCCGGGAGCAGATGAAGAATTATCAGAAAAACAACCACACGGCTTCGATCCTGGACAGGATGCAGGAGGAT TTTAAGTGCTGCGGGGCCGCTAACTACACAGACTGGCAGACCGTCTCTCTCATGCCCAAGGGCCAGGTCCCTGACTCCTGCTGCATCAATGTCACGAAGGACTGTGGGATTTCTTTCAATGTGAAGAATATCTACTCTGAG GGCTGCGTGGAGAAGATTGGGGGCTGGCTGAGAAGCAATGTGCTGGTGGTGGCTGCAGCGGCCCTGGGCATTGCCTTCGTGGAG GTACTGGGAATTGTCTTCGCCTGCTGCCTCGTGAAGAGTATCCGAAGTGGCTATGAAGTCATGTAG